One window of Candidatus Cloacimonadota bacterium genomic DNA carries:
- a CDS encoding energy transducer TonB, protein MTDIRKALIVSIGIHVLLILIGFFIYYEIIPEQLFRQIEILDFRMERIPVTRVTDYRPVRTIGEPAIRDFTEGQSTNLAPLRVDLPKVMTEFDDPLERIDTPRQQEVATTPIKLSDDIGNTMSRMKSSIAQDARDLDATRIQEQPLTAPGDDYLDHLASLIGGSSDSPTAYYLEGEILQRTIVKEVVPDYPAGLQRNATVTIQFSVYPDGSVADLIIIKRDEAILEELSLNSLAQWQFNSIPQNIIQKGQITFVYQLQ, encoded by the coding sequence ATGACAGATATAAGAAAAGCCCTTATTGTCTCCATCGGAATACATGTCCTGTTGATTCTTATCGGCTTTTTTATCTACTACGAAATTATTCCTGAACAGTTGTTCAGACAGATCGAAATTCTCGATTTTCGGATGGAAAGAATACCTGTTACTCGAGTTACTGATTATCGTCCGGTACGGACTATTGGAGAGCCAGCAATTAGGGATTTTACCGAAGGACAGAGTACAAATTTAGCCCCTTTAAGAGTTGATTTACCTAAAGTTATGACTGAATTTGATGACCCTTTGGAAAGGATTGATACACCTCGACAACAAGAAGTTGCTACAACTCCCATAAAATTAAGTGATGATATTGGTAATACTATGAGCAGAATGAAAAGTAGCATTGCTCAAGATGCCCGGGATTTAGATGCTACAAGGATCCAGGAACAACCACTTACTGCGCCGGGAGATGATTATCTCGACCATTTGGCATCGCTGATAGGGGGGAGCAGTGATTCTCCTACAGCTTATTACTTAGAAGGTGAGATACTACAAAGAACTATCGTAAAAGAGGTAGTACCGGATTATCCTGCCGGTTTACAAAGAAATGCTACTGTGACAATACAGTTCAGTGTGTATCCCGATGGTTCTGTAGCAGATCTGATCATCATAAAAAGAGATGAAGCCATTTTAGAGGAGTTAAGTCTTAATTCCTTAGCTCAGTGGCAATTTAATTCTATCCCTCAAAATATTATCCAAAAAGGACAGATTACTTTTGTCTATCAGTTGCAGTAA
- a CDS encoding biopolymer transporter ExbD: MQLSLAKKRVSSVTLISFADVIFLLLIFLLISSNFITHSGIKVNLPASSTLQNEYNRNISVTITREEDLYVNDQAVTWETLPTVLNEMLIDDPEQVVVIRADQEIPLKQVVKLLDIAKLSGTNRFFIATEIISSEEFQ; this comes from the coding sequence ATGCAACTAAGTCTCGCTAAGAAAAGAGTTTCATCAGTAACGCTTATTTCTTTTGCTGATGTGATTTTTCTGCTGCTGATCTTCTTGCTCATTTCATCTAATTTTATTACCCATTCCGGGATAAAAGTCAACCTTCCTGCATCCAGTACGCTGCAGAATGAATATAATAGGAATATTAGTGTTACTATAACTCGAGAAGAAGACTTGTATGTAAATGATCAGGCAGTGACTTGGGAAACCTTACCAACAGTTCTCAATGAAATGTTGATTGATGATCCGGAGCAGGTTGTAGTTATCAGAGCAGATCAGGAAATTCCGCTAAAGCAGGTTGTAAAACTACTCGATATAGCAAAGCTATCGGGTACGAATCGTTTCTTTATTGCAACCGAGATCATAAGCTCGGAGGAGTTTCAATGA
- a CDS encoding MotA/TolQ/ExbB proton channel family protein, whose product MTLIQIAVKGGWLMLVLLIISIVAIAIIIERLLKINKASLPNDIFLNEVKESVESKQMEKAIKLCENYPENPLANVLAKGIDAFSVNMDEVEKVVDTTAKSEIHKLEKNLGGLATIAAVAPLIGFLGTVTGMVKVFMNIESTGGGVDISLLAQGIWEALLTTVGGLTVGIIAILFYNYLVGRLETLAREIEDYVNHFLLDFRRKKNATKSR is encoded by the coding sequence ATGACCTTAATTCAAATCGCTGTGAAGGGCGGGTGGTTAATGCTCGTTCTTTTAATTATTTCTATAGTAGCAATAGCAATAATCATCGAAAGACTTTTAAAAATTAACAAAGCTTCACTTCCTAATGATATCTTCCTTAATGAAGTAAAAGAATCAGTAGAAAGCAAGCAGATGGAAAAAGCAATCAAATTATGTGAAAATTATCCAGAAAATCCGTTAGCAAATGTCCTTGCTAAAGGTATTGATGCCTTTTCGGTTAATATGGATGAGGTTGAGAAAGTAGTTGATACTACTGCCAAGAGTGAAATACATAAATTAGAGAAAAATCTGGGTGGATTAGCTACTATAGCGGCAGTTGCACCTCTAATAGGTTTTCTTGGTACGGTAACCGGTATGGTTAAAGTATTTATGAATATCGAATCAACCGGGGGCGGGGTTGATATCAGCTTATTAGCTCAGGGTATCTGGGAAGCTCTACTCACAACAGTAGGTGGTTTGACTGTCGGGATTATCGCTATACTGTTCTATAATTATCTGGTTGGAAGATTAGAAACACTGGCAAGAGAGATCGAGGATTATGTAAATCATTTCCTTTTAGATTTCAGGAGAAAGAAAAATGCAACTAAGTCTCGCTAA